CGGTTTTCAGAATGAAATGGATCCATGCCGCTAAAGCGATTACTAGGGATAATGGGATAACTACCTTGGATTCTTTAGGATAAATATTTCTCGGAAAATTGTAACAGAAGCCAATAAATCCTACGGTCCCGAAGATCACGAAAACGGTAAGGTATCTATGATACGCTGCTATCGGGTTGAATATGGAATAGGAGAGGAAGTATCCTAAAAACATGATTCCGTATCCCATATACATTATAATTAAATAATATGTGGGCAGGGTTCTGTTCTTCTTGAATATCAAGAATCCGCTCAGAACGAAGGTTAAAAGGAATAAGGAGAATACACCGTTTGCATGATGGGAGAAAAGAATGGAGGCTTCCATATCGGACTTGTTAGATTTTGCATAAATGACTAAATGTCAAGAGGATTCTTGAATCGATGATAAATAGCTACGTAAGAGAGAATTATTTCAGTTTTTTATCGAGCATTTGATCGACAAAAAAATTTGAAAGAAGTGAAACATAAAGATATTAGAAAATCATTTCAAATCTGTTTCAGAATGTGCGCTAAATTGCAAAGTGCACTAAAGCTTTCGTACTACTTTCTTTTTTCGACTTTTTGGAATTAGGTGATTTTCGGTTTTAAAACAATAGCTCGACCTTGATCGATCCGAAAGATACGATTAAGGTCGAACAAGGGAATCGGTTTTAATTCAACCAAACCTTTTTGTTTTGCTCTGCATACTCATCAAAAGAGATCGGATCTTTTCCTGTGATCTCCCGAACAGTATTCAGGATAGGAGAAGAATGACCTTCTTTCAGCGCACCGGCGATGAATACCATAAAACTTGCATAATCTTCCGGAACACCCGCTTGTAAAAGACCTGTTTTGAATGTCTCGGGACTGATATCAACGTAACCCACTTGCAAGCCTGTATGTTTGGAAATTTTTTCGGCTACTTCTTCGTGAGTGAGGGCCTCTTTTCCGGTCAATGTGATCCCTTTTCCATTGAATTGCTCATTCAAAAGAGCAGAAACCGCGGAAGAGGATATATCATCCGTATGGATAAAGCTGGTCTTAGCGTTGCCGGCAGGGAAGAATATCTTCTTATCTTTTAATATTCCTGAAAGCCAATACGTTTGGAAGTTTTGCATAAACCAATTTGGTCTTAAGATTGTATATGGAACTCCCGAGTTTTCCAAACTGATCTCTAATTTTCTGAATGGTGCCTCAGGAGGAGCAAAATCGACCCCCATAGCGCTCATCAGAACTATCTTCTTTAAAGAAACCTCTTTAGCTTTTTCAAACCAAGGGCTTAATACTGAATATTGGTCTGTAAATCCTGGCGGAGAAACGAAGAAGGCTCTCTCCACTTTTTCCAAAATTTCTGTTCCCTTTGTAGGTTGAGTCGCATCTGCAAATACCCAAAATAGCCCTGGAAGTTTTTTGCCTTCCTCGGGTTTTCTTGTGCCTGCGTATACTTCATGTCCTAAATCCAATAGTTTGGAAATTACGGAACTGGAGATCTGTCCTGCCCCGCCATAAACGAAAATTTTCATTTGATTCATTCTCCTGTAACTTTGGATGATACAAGATATCCCAAAATTAGGCTATGTCTCAGGATCTAAAAAACATATCCAAGAGTATAAAGGAATCGACTTTTGGATATTTTGGCTTATTCTTAGAATATGGATATTCTTTCTGAAATATTGACCAATGCAGGTTGGAAGGCGGATCTACTTGCGAGGACTTCTCTTTATAAGCCGTGGGGATTTCGTTTTCCATGTGAAAAGAGTGGAGGCTTCCATATTATTTCCCAAGGTTCCTGTTATGCAAGGATTGGGGGAAAACTCATCCATTTAGAAAAAGGGGATATTCTTTTCGTCGCAAAAGGTTTGGATCACGATTTGGTATATTCTCCCAATGATAAGATTGTGGACATTTCCAAGTTCAGAGATATGTCCGAAAAACAAAAAAAACCGGAAAAACCTCGCTTAACCACATTCGTTTCCGTTCGATACGAGGTTCCGGAAACTACTCAGCATCCATTCTTCTTGGAACTTCCTGATTTTATTTTAGTAAAGTCATCCGATGTTCTGGCACATCATCCCTTAAACACTACTCAAGTATTAATTTCTCAGGAATTGGATTCAGGCATCGGCTCCGATCTGATACTGCAAAGATTAACAGACATTCTTCTATACTACGTAATCCGACATTGGTTGGAGACTCATCCTTCTTCTTCTCCCGGATGGAGAAACGCTTTTAAAGACGAAAAGATCTTAAGAGCATTAGAAGCATTGCACAGAAAAGTTTCTTATCCTTGGACTTTGGAAAAATTATCCAGAGCGGTAGGAGTTTCTCGGGCCTCTATCGCAAATCGATTCAGAGAAGTTTTAGGATGTACTCCCATGGATTATTTGGCAAAATTGAGAATGGATAAAGGGAAAACTTTGATGGCAGAGGAGAATTTCACTTTAGAGGAGATTGCAAGGACTGTGGGCTATTCTTCTGCGTTTGCTTTTTCCAAAGCATACAAAAGGATCCATGGTCTTTCTCCTAGAAATTCGGAACAAGAGAGGTTGGGCGCCTAGCTAGTTCCGGATGGAATCGTTCTAATCGCAGGTCTTTCTATAATCGGTTCTAATCTAGAAACAATCTTCTTGACGGAAAGCGGTTTTGAGAATCTTTTAAGGCTGCCGATATGGATCAGCTCTATTTTAATTTTTACTTTTTCGGTTCTCTATTAGCCTGTCTTTTTTCCATCTACGTTACCTTCTTCTTTTTAAGCATCAAGGATAGAAGTAAGGCTGCATTTCACCTCGGTCTTTCCACCTTGGCGATGACCATTTTTCATTTTGCATATATAATCGCGTTCATCTCATTCGGTCAATGGACGATTGTCCATCGCTGGCTGGCGATCCCTTCTCCTATGATGGGATTCGTGCAATGTTTTATATTTTTCTTTTATTTTCCGAATCCAAGGAATGTTAAGTTCGGTTTAACTGTTTATTCCATTTTATACGCCGGGCTTGCGATCGTTACGGCTACTTTCATTGCGGTGACATTGCAGTCGGACCATCGCTTCAATATCGGAAGTAATTATTGGGATTTCGAATCTCATAAGTTCTATAAAATATTCTCTATTATAATTTTGATATATAACTTTTCCTTTTTAGCTTCCGCCACATGGAGAGCGATCGTAGAAAAAGGAAAAGAGAGAAGATGGATCATTTATATAGCGATCGCATATTCTACGATCACTATCATCCCCGGTATTTTAAATGTGATGAGTAGGGATGGTTCCATTTCTAGGAAGGTGTTCCAACATACTACGGATATAGCGCTTGTAGCCGGTCTGTTCTTAGTATTGATCATTTATGCAAACGCCACCAAGGAAAGGACCACTATTTTGAGTAAGATCGTGGCTGTGACCATGGCCACTTTTCTTTTGGCATTTCAATTGGTAGGGTATGCAATATTAAATGGTTATGATGCTTCTTTTGATGTATTGAAAGGACAGGCTTCTGAACTTGCTGCATTCCAAGGAAAGAAGCCGGAAGGATTTGCGTACCTTCTATCCTTTGATCCAGAATCTAAAGAATTCGTTCTGGAAAAAGGGGAGAAGGATTCCAGGTTCGATTCGGAAGATCGTTTGGAGATTAAATTTTACAATGTGACTCGAAAGCTCACGAATTTGGGAACATTGAATGCAAAGGAAAGATGGGAAAGATCCAAAGCAATCCTTTCGGATTCTCCTAAGGAGTTTTACGCCTATGCCGAAGGGATAAAGAACTTTTACGAATCAAAGGGAGAAGCGAAAGTTTCGGATGCGGAGCTTATCGATTTCTTTCATTTTCTAAATCGAAAACTAAATATTATAAAAAACA
The Leptospira johnsonii DNA segment above includes these coding regions:
- a CDS encoding NmrA family NAD(P)-binding protein, with product MKIFVYGGAGQISSSVISKLLDLGHEVYAGTRKPEEGKKLPGLFWVFADATQPTKGTEILEKVERAFFVSPPGFTDQYSVLSPWFEKAKEVSLKKIVLMSAMGVDFAPPEAPFRKLEISLENSGVPYTILRPNWFMQNFQTYWLSGILKDKKIFFPAGNAKTSFIHTDDISSSAVSALLNEQFNGKGITLTGKEALTHEEVAEKISKHTGLQVGYVDISPETFKTGLLQAGVPEDYASFMVFIAGALKEGHSSPILNTVREITGKDPISFDEYAEQNKKVWLN
- a CDS encoding AraC family transcriptional regulator, yielding MDILSEILTNAGWKADLLARTSLYKPWGFRFPCEKSGGFHIISQGSCYARIGGKLIHLEKGDILFVAKGLDHDLVYSPNDKIVDISKFRDMSEKQKKPEKPRLTTFVSVRYEVPETTQHPFFLELPDFILVKSSDVLAHHPLNTTQVLISQELDSGIGSDLILQRLTDILLYYVIRHWLETHPSSSPGWRNAFKDEKILRALEALHRKVSYPWTLEKLSRAVGVSRASIANRFREVLGCTPMDYLAKLRMDKGKTLMAEENFTLEEIARTVGYSSAFAFSKAYKRIHGLSPRNSEQERLGA